In Pungitius pungitius chromosome 2, fPunPun2.1, whole genome shotgun sequence, a single window of DNA contains:
- the phyh gene encoding phytanoyl-CoA dioxygenase, peroxisomal: MSRAAERLRLLINHLDRPPATITAPPTSAQAFSYGPPQRLRYTDDTDLLSPDQRLFYEKNGFILIKNLVSDEDIDRFRQEFERICRREVKIPGMVVMRDVAIVKSEFVPDQKAVSKLQDFQEDPELFRYCSLPQILKYVECFTGPNIMAMHTMLINKPPDAGKKTSRHPMHQDLHYFPFRPADRIVCSWTAMERVDRKNGCLVVLPETHTSTLREHDYPRWEGGVNKMYHGVRDYDPTLPRVHLEMEKGDTVFFHPLLIHGSGMNQTKGFRKAISCHYASADCYYIDVKGTTQENIEKEVKEIATKKYDLDDEITFKDTWAFKARLVQGERTSL; encoded by the exons ATGTCTCGGGCTGCGGAAAGACTCAGACTGCTGATCAATCATCTCGATCGACCACCCGCCACGATC ACAGCTCCGCCGACTTCAGCTCAAGCCTTCAGCTACGGTCCTCCTCAGAGACTGAG ATACACCGACGATACAGACTTGCTGTCCCCAGACCAGCGACTCTTCTATGAGAAAAATGGTTTCATCCTCATCAAGAATCTGGTGTCTGATGAGGACATCGACAGGTTCAG GCAGGAGTTTGAACGGATCTGTCGACGGGAAGTCAAGATTCCAGGAATGGTGGTGATGAGGGACGTGGCAATCGTTAAGTCAGAGTTTGTCCCGGATCAAAAAGCGGTCTCCAAACTCCAGGACTTCCAAGAAGATCCTGAATTGTTCCGGTATTGCTCCTTACCACAG ATACTAAAGTATGTCGAGTGCTTCACCGGACCGAACATTATGGCCATGCACACAATGCTGATCAACAAACCTCCAGATGCAG GTAAGAAGACGTCTCGTCACCCGATGCATCAGGATCTGCACTACTTCCCCTTCCGCCCGGCCGACCGGATCGTCTGCTCGTGGACCGCAATGGAGAGGGTGGACAGGAAGAACGGCTGCCTGGTCGTCCTGCCGGAAACGCACACCAGCACTCTGCGCGAGCACGACTACCCGCGGTGGGAG GGTGGCGTGAACAAGATGTACCACGGAGTGCGCGACTACGACCCGACCCTCCCCAGGGTCCACCTGGAGATGGAGAAGGGCGACACCGTCTTCTTCCACCCGCTGCTGATTCACGGCTCGGGCATGAACCAGACTAAGGGCTTCCGCAAG gcCATATCCTGCCACTACGCCAGTGCTGACTGCTATTACATCGACGTGAAAGGGACCACGCAGGAAAACATTGAGAAGGAAGTGAAGGAAATCGCTACCAAGAAGTATGACTTGGACGACGAAATTACCTTCAAG GACACCTGGGCTTTCAAAGCCCGCCTGGTGCAAGGAGAGAGGACCTCCCTGTGA